From a single Aspergillus puulaauensis MK2 DNA, chromosome 2, nearly complete sequence genomic region:
- the COX5A gene encoding cytochrome c oxidase subunit IV family protein (COG:C;~EggNog:ENOG410PNPD;~InterPro:IPR036639,IPR004203;~PFAM:PF02936;~TransMembrane:1 (o126-148i);~go_function: GO:0004129 - cytochrome-c oxidase activity [Evidence IEA]), whose protein sequence is MFAPSISRAAARSSAMPMSAIRSYRSVSSPVACLNARPQAEKKSIAPQQTRAASEHAIANPTLAGIEKRWEALPPQEQADLWMQLRDRMKVDWHQMTIQEKKAAYWIAFGPHGPRSQPPKGEGLRIFTKVVQLCAVSVGVFYLIHAFAKPQPKTMSKEWQEASNEYALREKMNPLYGISSEGYEGKGFVQSPPLEKS, encoded by the exons ATGTTCGCTCCCTCCATTTCTCGAGCTGCTGCTCGTAGCTCGGCCATGCCGATGTCTGCCATTCGTTCCTACCGCAGTGTTTCAAGCCCTGTGGCTTGCCTCAATGCCCGTCCTCAGGCTGAGAAGAAGTCTATTGCTCCCCAGCAGACCCGCGCCGCCTCCGAGCATGCCATTGCCAATCCCACACTCGCCGGTATTGAGAAGCGCTGGGAGGCTTTGCCCCCCCAGGAGCAGGCCGACCTCTGGATGCAGCTGAGGGACCGCATGAAGGTTGACTGGCACCAGATGACCatccaggagaagaaggccg CCTACTGGATCGCTTTCGGACCTCACGGACCCCGTTCTCAACCCCCCAAGGGCGAGGGTTTGAGAATCTTTACCAAGGTCGTTCAGCTCTGCGCTGTCTCTGTCGGCGTTTTCTACCTCATCCACGCCTTCGCTAAGCCCCAGCCCAAGACCATGAGCAAGGAATGGCAGGAGGCCTCTAACGAATACGCTCTG CGCGAGAAGATGAACCCCCTTTACGGCATCAGCAGCGAGGGCTACGAGGGCAAGGGATTCGTCCAGAGCCCTCCCCTTGAGAAGTCATAA